In uncultured Cohaesibacter sp., a genomic segment contains:
- a CDS encoding biotin-dependent carboxyltransferase family protein, which produces MTPALEVIEPGLMTNVQDFGRFGHQAQGMPTSGALDAGNLRLANALVHNDQGQGALEIRVLGPTFRVVAESVRVALTGTGTELEISGGLVDRVPSYRSVVLKRGQTFRVGRVADSAVCYLSVEGGFDLPEIYGSQSTYLSGKFGGFEGRVLQRGDLLPLKLDEASNKPIALSPQPLLYDQAAPIRVVPGPQDDYFSQEGLALFFAQSYRVSAQANRMGVRLEGDPLAHSKGADINSDGIVTGSIQVPGNGLPIILLADHQTTGGYPKIGTVASADLARLGRMSPGDVLRFRSVSVQEAEAAAIALETQIVGQVESLVLLADEAELFDYLLMNTSIIGGLFVE; this is translated from the coding sequence ATGACGCCCGCTTTGGAAGTGATCGAGCCCGGCCTGATGACGAATGTGCAGGATTTTGGCCGCTTTGGTCATCAGGCGCAGGGCATGCCGACATCGGGGGCATTGGACGCTGGCAATCTGCGGCTGGCCAATGCGCTCGTGCATAATGATCAGGGGCAGGGTGCGCTTGAGATCCGTGTTCTTGGGCCAACTTTTCGTGTGGTGGCCGAGAGTGTGCGCGTTGCGCTGACGGGCACCGGCACAGAGCTGGAAATTTCCGGCGGTCTGGTCGATCGGGTGCCTTCCTATCGTTCCGTGGTGTTGAAGCGGGGGCAGACTTTTCGTGTCGGGCGTGTTGCTGACAGTGCGGTCTGTTATCTCTCCGTTGAGGGCGGGTTTGATTTGCCGGAAATCTATGGCAGTCAGTCGACCTATCTGTCCGGAAAATTCGGAGGCTTTGAGGGGCGCGTGTTGCAGCGCGGAGATCTTCTGCCGCTGAAACTGGATGAGGCGAGCAACAAGCCGATTGCGCTTAGTCCGCAGCCGCTCCTTTATGATCAGGCGGCGCCCATACGAGTCGTTCCCGGTCCGCAGGATGACTATTTCAGCCAAGAAGGGTTGGCGCTCTTCTTTGCCCAGAGCTATCGGGTGTCGGCGCAGGCCAACCGTATGGGGGTGCGGCTGGAAGGCGATCCGCTTGCCCATTCCAAGGGTGCCGATATCAATTCGGACGGTATCGTGACCGGATCCATACAGGTGCCCGGCAACGGCCTGCCGATCATCCTGCTGGCCGATCATCAGACAACGGGCGGATATCCCAAGATCGGGACGGTGGCCAGCGCCGATCTGGCGCGGCTGGGGAGGATGTCTCCCGGTGATGTGTTGCGGTTCCGGTCGGTGTCCGTGCAAGAGGCGGAAGCTGCGGCGATAGCGCTCGAGACGCAGATTGTTGGGCAGGTTGAGTCTCTGGTTCTGTTGGCAGATGAGGCGGAGTTGTTCGACTATTTGCTGATGAACACATCCATTATCGGTGGACTATTTGTGGAATAA
- a CDS encoding allophanate hydrolase subunit 1, producing MMAVQFLPSGDRGLTVQFGFDIDRALSRQIMALRAAVDDADIAGVIETVPTYRSLLVHYDPIQIRQAELIARLEPLLEGLDGDEKAGATRWHLPICFEADFAFDIDHVAEFASLSAEDVKDVMTGVEHFVYMLGFAPGMPYMGDLPEAMNIPRRSSPVQNIPQGSVLVATGLTVMYPAVNPSGWHVVGRCPVPLFDLAKSDPVLLSPGDRVRFRAVSLADYEDVVRQIEKGVYEVEGEQL from the coding sequence ATGATGGCTGTCCAGTTTCTGCCAAGCGGGGACAGGGGTCTGACGGTGCAGTTCGGTTTTGACATTGATCGCGCATTGAGCCGCCAGATCATGGCGCTGCGGGCTGCGGTCGATGATGCCGATATTGCCGGTGTCATCGAGACCGTGCCGACCTATCGCTCGTTGCTGGTGCATTATGATCCCATCCAGATCAGACAGGCCGAGCTGATTGCCCGGCTTGAGCCTTTGCTTGAAGGGCTTGACGGCGATGAGAAGGCCGGAGCCACACGATGGCATTTGCCGATTTGCTTTGAGGCCGATTTTGCCTTCGACATCGATCATGTTGCGGAATTCGCCAGCCTGTCGGCGGAGGATGTCAAGGATGTCATGACCGGGGTCGAGCATTTTGTCTATATGCTCGGCTTTGCTCCCGGCATGCCCTATATGGGCGATCTGCCCGAGGCGATGAATATTCCGCGCCGCAGTTCGCCGGTGCAGAATATCCCGCAAGGATCGGTGTTGGTGGCAACCGGTTTGACGGTGATGTATCCGGCGGTCAATCCGTCCGGCTGGCATGTGGTCGGGCGCTGTCCGGTTCCGCTGTTCGATCTGGCCAAGAGCGATCCTGTTTTGCTGTCGCCGGGAGACCGTGTGCGCTTTCGTGCCGTATCGCTTGCCGATTATGAGGATGTCGTCAGGCAGATCGAAAAGGGCGTTTACGAAGTTGAAGGAGAACAGCTGTGA
- a CDS encoding 5-oxoprolinase subunit PxpA, whose amino-acid sequence MAIVDLNSDMGESFGAYDIGDDASMLSIVSSANVACGFHGGDALVMHETLRLAKENGVGVGAHPGFNDLWGFGRRPILGERPDDIEKQMIYQLGALAGMATALDMRLGHFKTHGALNNLACVDYDLAMATARAVKAVDPSLIYVALPGSEMEKAAEKLGLCVAREIFADRAYEDDGMLVSRKKPGAMIEDADEAARRMVDFVTSGQIESISGKRIPVSIDTICVHGDSPKAVAMAQKVRDALTAAGVEIKPMEMTMRGA is encoded by the coding sequence ATGGCTATAGTCGATTTGAATTCCGATATGGGAGAAAGTTTCGGGGCATATGACATCGGTGATGATGCGTCGATGCTCTCCATCGTCAGCTCCGCCAATGTGGCATGCGGATTTCATGGTGGCGATGCGCTGGTCATGCATGAAACCCTTCGGCTGGCCAAGGAAAACGGGGTCGGGGTCGGAGCCCATCCGGGGTTCAATGACCTGTGGGGCTTTGGTCGTCGTCCGATTCTGGGCGAACGTCCGGACGATATCGAAAAGCAGATGATCTATCAGCTTGGTGCCCTTGCGGGCATGGCAACGGCGCTGGATATGCGGCTTGGCCATTTCAAGACCCATGGCGCGCTCAACAATCTGGCTTGCGTCGATTATGACCTTGCAATGGCCACCGCGCGCGCGGTCAAGGCCGTTGATCCCAGCCTGATCTATGTTGCGCTTCCGGGCAGCGAGATGGAAAAGGCCGCCGAGAAACTGGGGCTTTGCGTCGCGCGTGAGATCTTTGCCGACCGGGCTTATGAAGATGATGGCATGCTGGTTTCGCGCAAGAAACCGGGGGCGATGATCGAAGATGCCGATGAAGCTGCGCGACGGATGGTGGATTTCGTCACGTCGGGGCAGATTGAGAGCATCAGCGGCAAGCGCATTCCCGTTTCCATCGACACCATTTGCGTGCATGGTGACAGCCCCAAGGCGGTCGCCATGGCACAGAAGGTGCGCGATGCGCTGACGGCGGCGGGTGTCGAGATCAAGCCGATGGAAATGACCATGAGGGGTGCATGA
- a CDS encoding copper chaperone PCu(A)C, whose amino-acid sequence MLKTMLLALLFAISVPVLLATGDVRVAVAQGTGHDHDQDHEDHEDEDHDHDHNHEEHDHEDHEEHDASGHVSEMNGIRSIHAWMRASHKGDDGLVFVSLENGSDRQVIFEGGAFDHARSVELVGFTMQDGKDVYVPLAQMPIAAGQQMTLAPKSLALRLNRLDQDFHKGDVMHMHLLFDGSQLDVSVNVEAENAMHHSHAGHIHK is encoded by the coding sequence ATGTTGAAGACGATGCTTCTCGCCCTGCTTTTTGCCATTTCCGTTCCGGTGCTGCTGGCAACGGGCGATGTGCGCGTTGCTGTTGCCCAAGGCACAGGCCATGACCATGACCAAGATCATGAAGATCATGAGGATGAAGATCATGATCATGATCATAATCATGAAGAGCATGATCATGAAGATCATGAAGAGCATGATGCTTCCGGCCATGTCAGCGAGATGAATGGCATCAGGTCCATTCATGCCTGGATGCGGGCCAGTCACAAGGGGGATGACGGGTTGGTTTTCGTCTCGCTCGAGAATGGATCGGACCGGCAGGTCATCTTTGAGGGTGGCGCATTTGACCATGCCCGTTCGGTGGAGCTGGTCGGCTTCACCATGCAGGATGGCAAGGATGTTTATGTGCCTCTCGCACAAATGCCGATAGCGGCAGGGCAGCAGATGACATTGGCGCCAAAATCGCTGGCGCTTCGGCTCAACCGGCTTGATCAGGATTTTCACAAAGGAGACGTTATGCATATGCATCTGCTGTTTGATGGCAGCCAATTGGATGTGTCTGTGAATGTCGAAGCGGAAAATGCCATGCATCACTCTCACGCAGGTCATATCCATAAATAA
- a CDS encoding ABC transporter permease: MSDLYYDLVAPWWDLLSPDLQDGLVLVIALLPCLIAGLLVLRGMRPFALVKAMLWQFRGANLVFILLIAVSVALGVGLIAQERGLRKGTARAAEKFDLVVAAPGSELTNVLATVYLQAADMPLLDGKLYNRIASHEQVEFAAPIAFGDSFKGAPVIGTTARFIRHLSGDLAEGGLFAQDYEAVLGVDVPLALGERFTPAHGHGEAADADAHAGTAFVATGRMKKTGSPWDQAILVPVEAVWLVHGLGNGHGVDEPNWLGPPFDAATFPGTPAILVHAKQLWANYALKNQFTNRESMAYFPGAVLSQLHNVLGDVREIMSIMAVVTQVLVTAGVLTGLVILTKLFSRRLALLRAVGAPRRFLFSIVWTFAAVLICAGSLLGILLGFATVQIISGIVTARTNILVESTLGWPEFHLVAAFVSLTVCLAMIPAFLALRRPVIADLRG, from the coding sequence ATGTCTGATCTCTATTATGACCTTGTCGCGCCATGGTGGGATCTGCTTTCGCCCGATCTGCAGGACGGGCTTGTTCTTGTTATCGCTCTTCTGCCCTGCCTGATCGCAGGCTTGCTGGTGCTGCGCGGCATGCGCCCCTTTGCGCTGGTCAAGGCGATGTTGTGGCAGTTTCGCGGGGCCAATCTGGTTTTCATCCTGCTGATTGCGGTGTCCGTGGCGCTCGGGGTTGGTCTGATTGCGCAGGAGCGCGGCCTGAGAAAGGGCACGGCACGAGCGGCGGAGAAATTCGATCTGGTGGTTGCTGCACCGGGGAGCGAGTTGACCAATGTTCTGGCCACGGTCTATTTGCAGGCGGCGGACATGCCTTTGCTGGATGGCAAGCTCTATAACCGCATTGCCAGCCATGAACAGGTGGAGTTTGCCGCACCCATTGCCTTTGGAGACAGTTTCAAGGGTGCTCCGGTGATCGGTACGACGGCCCGCTTCATCCGGCATTTGAGTGGTGATCTGGCCGAAGGGGGCCTGTTTGCGCAGGATTATGAGGCCGTCTTGGGGGTCGATGTGCCGCTTGCGCTGGGAGAGCGCTTCACACCGGCCCATGGCCATGGCGAGGCGGCGGACGCGGATGCCCATGCGGGGACGGCGTTTGTGGCAACTGGGCGGATGAAAAAGACCGGCAGCCCTTGGGATCAGGCGATTCTGGTGCCGGTCGAAGCGGTCTGGCTGGTGCATGGGTTGGGCAACGGGCACGGGGTTGATGAACCGAACTGGCTCGGGCCACCTTTCGATGCCGCGACGTTCCCCGGAACGCCCGCCATTCTGGTGCATGCAAAGCAGCTTTGGGCCAATTATGCGCTGAAAAACCAGTTCACCAACAGGGAAAGCATGGCCTATTTCCCCGGTGCGGTTCTCTCGCAGTTGCATAATGTGCTGGGGGATGTGCGCGAGATCATGTCGATCATGGCTGTGGTGACGCAGGTGCTGGTGACGGCGGGGGTTCTGACGGGTCTCGTCATTCTGACCAAGCTCTTCTCGCGTCGGCTGGCGCTGCTGCGGGCCGTGGGAGCGCCGCGGCGCTTTCTTTTCTCGATTGTCTGGACCTTTGCCGCTGTGCTGATTTGCGCAGGATCGCTGCTCGGCATTCTGCTTGGCTTTGCAACGGTGCAGATCATTTCCGGCATTGTCACGGCGCGCACCAATATTCTGGTTGAAAGCACGCTTGGCTGGCCTGAATTCCATCTGGTGGCGGCATTTGTCAGTCTCACGGTCTGCCTTGCCATGATCCCCGCTTTTCTGGCCTTGCGCCGACCGGTGATAGCCGATCTGAGAGGATGA
- a CDS encoding ABC transporter ATP-binding protein: MQQSVELSVEDLLVCGERNRALLSLDRLVIRPGETVGVRGPSGAGKSTLLYALAGLANIAQGHVRWGEQELSAMGEEARARFRRHSIGMVFQDFLLFEELDALSNAAIATGYMHVSLHEGLRRRANAILQRLNIAETRRRTIASFSGGERQRVAIARALAHGPAVILADEPTASLDRKVADLLIDDLVRLVRQEKRTLIAVSHDAHLHERMDRIIDIEDGRMVGETYNNV, from the coding sequence ATGCAGCAGTCTGTGGAATTATCTGTTGAGGATCTGTTGGTTTGCGGCGAGCGGAATCGTGCTCTGTTGAGCCTTGACAGGCTGGTCATCCGGCCCGGCGAGACGGTCGGCGTCAGGGGGCCATCCGGTGCGGGCAAGTCCACGCTGCTTTACGCGCTGGCCGGTCTTGCCAATATCGCACAGGGGCATGTTCGCTGGGGCGAGCAAGAGCTTTCTGCCATGGGGGAAGAAGCCCGCGCCCGGTTTCGTCGCCATTCCATAGGCATGGTCTTTCAGGATTTCCTGTTGTTTGAAGAGCTGGACGCGCTCTCCAATGCCGCGATTGCGACCGGCTATATGCATGTTTCCCTGCATGAGGGCCTGCGGAGAAGGGCAAATGCGATTTTGCAGAGGCTCAATATCGCCGAGACAAGGCGCAGAACCATAGCCAGCTTTTCTGGCGGTGAGCGGCAGCGGGTGGCCATTGCGCGGGCCTTGGCGCATGGGCCTGCGGTGATCCTTGCGGACGAGCCGACGGCCAGTCTGGATCGCAAGGTGGCCGATCTGCTGATCGATGATCTTGTCAGGCTGGTGCGTCAGGAAAAGAGAACGCTGATCGCTGTCAGCCATGATGCCCATCTGCATGAGCGCATGGACCGGATCATCGATATCGAGGATGGTCGCATGGTCGGGGAGACATATAATAATGTCTGA